In a single window of the Raphanus sativus cultivar WK10039 chromosome 9, ASM80110v3, whole genome shotgun sequence genome:
- the LOC108823864 gene encoding uncharacterized protein LOC108823864 isoform X1, translating to MEREENKSLVNEVFSWSIQKILNKDIFKERIRTIPDKFWSVGEYLNCFVPHLLEETRTELCSSLGTLSKAPVFYIQSLEARRIKETSRRSNHFNISLNVGGKSAMYEPKCGDLIALTEAGRPRSINDLNPLVLAYVFSVEDETHFSVHSSSYISIDERFPFGSGVFLMTLTTNTRIWKALHNEGANLSLIKSVLQANSEDTEHSTSSRTWGNNVTDIIRSTNLNSSQESAILSCLETRSFSEKTSVKLIWGPPGTGKTKTVATLLFALLNLGCKTVVCAPTNTAVVGVASRLLALIKESCSSDHSTYGLGNIVLAGNRVRMGIDSKNNNLLDVFLDHRIGKLSKLSVSLTGWELSLSSVIDFLEKAESNYKTYVLSSERKKKVEDNRSILESFGEFVKKMFYGSSQDELDKKKEKILTFGEFIKKEFHNLSQELVKKMDLMVDTYTHLPKSFISSNDVKNIISARQALHHARAFLKKNSSRHDFEIRRFVFECLQPLRLLPKCFRIPTLLETEDGMRFCLQNACIIFCTASGASQMSAERTGPIEMLVVDEAAQLKECESVAALQLQGLRHVVLIGDELQLPAMVQSEVCEKAKFGRSLFERLVLLGHNKHLLDVQYRMHPSISLFPNMEFYDGKISDAAIVKESVYQKRFLQGNMFGSFSFINVGLGKEEFGDGNSPKNMVEVAVISEIISNLFKASSETKTKMSVGVISPYKGQIRAIQERVGDKYNSVSDHLFTLNVRSVDGFQGGEEDVIIISTVRSNGNGKIGFLSNRQRANVALTRAKHCLWVVGNQRTLTMSGSVWTKLIRESKRRGCFYDAVDDKNLRDAMNDAMLKVDMSDVYSSFQSLSMRRGRMNAW from the exons ATGGAGAGGGAAGAGAACAAAAGTCTAGTTAATGAAGTCTTCTCTTGGTCAATCCAGAAGATTCTAAACAAAGACATCTTCAAGGAACGTATAAGGACGATACCAGACAAGTTCTGGTCCGTTGGCGAGTACCTCAACTGCTTTGTTCCTCATCTACTAGAGGAAACACGAACAGAGTTGTGCTCAAGCTTGGGAACTTTGTCGAAAGCGCCTGTCTTCTACATACAATCCTTGGAGGCAAGAAGAATCAAAGAAACTAGTAGAAGATCAAATCATTTCAATATATCACTGAATGTTGGAGGAAAGAGTGCAATGTATGAGCCAAAATGTGGAGACCTCATAGCTCTCACAGAAGCAGGAAGGCCAAGAAGCATTAATGACTTGAACCCACTGGTTCTTGCATATGTGTTCTCTGTTGAAGATGAGACACACTTCTCTGTTCACTCGTCTTCATACATATCCATTGATGAGAGGTTTCCATTTGGCTCTGGTGTTTTTCTCATGACTTTGACAACTAACACTCGTATCTGGAAAGCTTTGCACAACGAAGGTGCTAACTTGAGTCTCATCAAAAGTGTTCTTCAGGCTAATTCAGAg GATACAGAGCACTCTACTTCTTCTAGGACTTGGGGGAATAATGTAACGGATATAATACGTTCAACGaacttaaactcatctcaagaATCTGCAATTTTGAGTTGCTTGGAGACAAGGAGTTTTAGTGAGAAGACGAGTGTGAAACTGATATGGGGACCACCTGGTACAGGCAAGACAAAGACGGTCGCCACTCTTCTCTTTGCCCTTCTCAACTTAGGTTGCAAAACAGTTGTGTGCGCTCCAACAAACACTGCTGTGGTTGGAGTTGCATCGAGGCTCTTGGCATTGATTAAGGAATCTTGTTCATCAGACCATTCTACGTACGGGTTAGGGAATATTGTCTTAGCTGGAAACCGAGTCAGGATGGGGATAGACAGCAAGAACAATAATCTCCTCGATGTGTTTCTCGATCATCGGATCGGTAAGTTGAGTAAACTGTCAGTGTCATTGACTGGATGGGAACTGAGTTTGAGTTCTGTCATAGATTTTCTTGAGAAGGCCGAGTCTAACTACAAGACATATGTCTTGTCAagtgaaaggaagaagaaagttGAAGATAATAGAAGCATTCTCGAATCATTTGGAGAGTTTGTGAAGAAGATGTTTTATGGATCTAGCCAAGATGAGTTGgataagaagaaagaaaagattctTACATTTGGAGAGTTTATAAAGAAAGAGTTCCATAACTTAAGCCAAGAATTGGTTAAGAAGATGGATCTTATGGTGGATACGTACACACATCTGCCTAAGTCTTTTATATCATCTAATGATGTGAAGAACATTATCTCAGCCCGTCAAGCTCTTCATCATGCTAGGGCTTTCCTTAAGAAGAATTCATCCAGACATGACTTTGAGATTAGAAGGTTCGTATTTGAATGCCTCCAGCCTCTACGTTTACTTCCAAAGTGTTTTAGGATTCCAACCTTGTTGGAAACCGAGGACGGAATGAGATTTTGCCTGCAAAATGCATGCATAATCTTCTGCACTGCCTCGGGTGCTTCTCAAATGAGTGCTGAAAGGACAGGACCCATAGAAATGCTTGTGGTTGACGAGGCAGCTCAACTTAAAGAATGTGAATCAGTTGCTGCGTTGCAACTTCAGGGCCTGCGCCATGTTGTTCTAATAGGAGATGAGCTTCAGCTACCAGCAATGGTGCAAAGCGAG GTATGTGAGAAGGCTAAGTTTGGGAGAAGCTTGTTTGAGAGATTGGTATTGCTTGGCCACAACAAACACTTGCTTGATGTTCAGTACCGTATGCATCCTTCTATTAGTCTTTTCCCCAACATGGAGTTTTATGATGGGAAGATCTCTGATGCTGCCATTGTTAAAGAAAGTGTCTATCAAAAGAGGTTTCTTCAAGGGAACATGTTTGGTTCTTTCTCGTTTATCAACGTGGGACTTGGGAAAGAAGAGTTTGGTGATGGGAATAGTCCTAAGAACATGGTTGAAGTCGCTGTGATTTCTGAGATTATATCCAATCTTTTcaaag cGTCAAGTGAGACGAAGACAAAGATGAGCGTTGGGGTTATTTCACCTTATAAAGGTCAGATTAGAGCAATTCAAGAGAGGGTCGGAGATAAGTACAACTCCGTATCAGATCACCTTTTCACTTTGAATGTTCGGTCGGTTGACGGGTTccaaggaggagaagaagatgtgatTATCATATCAACCGTGAGAAGCAACGGTAATGGGAAAATAGGTTTCCTCAGTAACCGTCAAAGAGCTAACGTAGCACTCACTCGTGCAAAGCACTGTTTGTGGGTGGTTGGAAACCAGAGGACTCTAACCATGAGTGGTTCTGTTTGGACAAAGCTCATAAGGGAGTCAAAGAGACGTGGATGTTTCTATGATGCTGTTGATGACAAGAATCTAAGAGATGCCATGAATGATGCTATGCTCAAGGTTGACATGTCTGACGTGTATTCGAGTTTTCAATCTCTTTCGATGAGGAGAGGGAGAATGAATGCTTGGTAG
- the LOC108823864 gene encoding helicase SEN1-like isoform X2 → MEREENKSLVNEVFSWSIQKILNKDIFKERIRTIPDKFWSVGEYLNCFVPHLLEETRTELCSSLGTLSKAPVFYIQSLEARRIKETSRRSNHFNISLNVGGKSAMYEPKCGDLIALTEAGRPRSINDLNPLVLAYVFSVEDETHFSVHSSSYISIDERFPFGSGVFLMTLTTNTRIWKALHNEGANLSLIKSVLQANSEDTEHSTSSRTWGNNVTDIIRSTNLNSSQESAILSCLETRSFSEKTSVKLIWGPPGTGKTKTVATLLFALLNLGCKTVVCAPTNTAVVGVASRLLALIKESCSSDHSTYGLGNIVLAGNRVRMGIDSKNNNLLDVFLDHRIGKLSKLSVSLTGWELSLSSVIDFLEKAESNYKTYVLSSERKKKMFYGSSQDELDKKKEKILTFGEFIKKEFHNLSQELVKKMDLMVDTYTHLPKSFISSNDVKNIISARQALHHARAFLKKNSSRHDFEIRRFVFECLQPLRLLPKCFRIPTLLETEDGMRFCLQNACIIFCTASGASQMSAERTGPIEMLVVDEAAQLKECESVAALQLQGLRHVVLIGDELQLPAMVQSEVCEKAKFGRSLFERLVLLGHNKHLLDVQYRMHPSISLFPNMEFYDGKISDAAIVKESVYQKRFLQGNMFGSFSFINVGLGKEEFGDGNSPKNMVEVAVISEIISNLFKASSETKTKMSVGVISPYKGQIRAIQERVGDKYNSVSDHLFTLNVRSVDGFQGGEEDVIIISTVRSNGNGKIGFLSNRQRANVALTRAKHCLWVVGNQRTLTMSGSVWTKLIRESKRRGCFYDAVDDKNLRDAMNDAMLKVDMSDVYSSFQSLSMRRGRMNAW, encoded by the exons ATGGAGAGGGAAGAGAACAAAAGTCTAGTTAATGAAGTCTTCTCTTGGTCAATCCAGAAGATTCTAAACAAAGACATCTTCAAGGAACGTATAAGGACGATACCAGACAAGTTCTGGTCCGTTGGCGAGTACCTCAACTGCTTTGTTCCTCATCTACTAGAGGAAACACGAACAGAGTTGTGCTCAAGCTTGGGAACTTTGTCGAAAGCGCCTGTCTTCTACATACAATCCTTGGAGGCAAGAAGAATCAAAGAAACTAGTAGAAGATCAAATCATTTCAATATATCACTGAATGTTGGAGGAAAGAGTGCAATGTATGAGCCAAAATGTGGAGACCTCATAGCTCTCACAGAAGCAGGAAGGCCAAGAAGCATTAATGACTTGAACCCACTGGTTCTTGCATATGTGTTCTCTGTTGAAGATGAGACACACTTCTCTGTTCACTCGTCTTCATACATATCCATTGATGAGAGGTTTCCATTTGGCTCTGGTGTTTTTCTCATGACTTTGACAACTAACACTCGTATCTGGAAAGCTTTGCACAACGAAGGTGCTAACTTGAGTCTCATCAAAAGTGTTCTTCAGGCTAATTCAGAg GATACAGAGCACTCTACTTCTTCTAGGACTTGGGGGAATAATGTAACGGATATAATACGTTCAACGaacttaaactcatctcaagaATCTGCAATTTTGAGTTGCTTGGAGACAAGGAGTTTTAGTGAGAAGACGAGTGTGAAACTGATATGGGGACCACCTGGTACAGGCAAGACAAAGACGGTCGCCACTCTTCTCTTTGCCCTTCTCAACTTAGGTTGCAAAACAGTTGTGTGCGCTCCAACAAACACTGCTGTGGTTGGAGTTGCATCGAGGCTCTTGGCATTGATTAAGGAATCTTGTTCATCAGACCATTCTACGTACGGGTTAGGGAATATTGTCTTAGCTGGAAACCGAGTCAGGATGGGGATAGACAGCAAGAACAATAATCTCCTCGATGTGTTTCTCGATCATCGGATCGGTAAGTTGAGTAAACTGTCAGTGTCATTGACTGGATGGGAACTGAGTTTGAGTTCTGTCATAGATTTTCTTGAGAAGGCCGAGTCTAACTACAAGACATATGTCTTGTCAagtgaaaggaagaagaaa ATGTTTTATGGATCTAGCCAAGATGAGTTGgataagaagaaagaaaagattctTACATTTGGAGAGTTTATAAAGAAAGAGTTCCATAACTTAAGCCAAGAATTGGTTAAGAAGATGGATCTTATGGTGGATACGTACACACATCTGCCTAAGTCTTTTATATCATCTAATGATGTGAAGAACATTATCTCAGCCCGTCAAGCTCTTCATCATGCTAGGGCTTTCCTTAAGAAGAATTCATCCAGACATGACTTTGAGATTAGAAGGTTCGTATTTGAATGCCTCCAGCCTCTACGTTTACTTCCAAAGTGTTTTAGGATTCCAACCTTGTTGGAAACCGAGGACGGAATGAGATTTTGCCTGCAAAATGCATGCATAATCTTCTGCACTGCCTCGGGTGCTTCTCAAATGAGTGCTGAAAGGACAGGACCCATAGAAATGCTTGTGGTTGACGAGGCAGCTCAACTTAAAGAATGTGAATCAGTTGCTGCGTTGCAACTTCAGGGCCTGCGCCATGTTGTTCTAATAGGAGATGAGCTTCAGCTACCAGCAATGGTGCAAAGCGAG GTATGTGAGAAGGCTAAGTTTGGGAGAAGCTTGTTTGAGAGATTGGTATTGCTTGGCCACAACAAACACTTGCTTGATGTTCAGTACCGTATGCATCCTTCTATTAGTCTTTTCCCCAACATGGAGTTTTATGATGGGAAGATCTCTGATGCTGCCATTGTTAAAGAAAGTGTCTATCAAAAGAGGTTTCTTCAAGGGAACATGTTTGGTTCTTTCTCGTTTATCAACGTGGGACTTGGGAAAGAAGAGTTTGGTGATGGGAATAGTCCTAAGAACATGGTTGAAGTCGCTGTGATTTCTGAGATTATATCCAATCTTTTcaaag cGTCAAGTGAGACGAAGACAAAGATGAGCGTTGGGGTTATTTCACCTTATAAAGGTCAGATTAGAGCAATTCAAGAGAGGGTCGGAGATAAGTACAACTCCGTATCAGATCACCTTTTCACTTTGAATGTTCGGTCGGTTGACGGGTTccaaggaggagaagaagatgtgatTATCATATCAACCGTGAGAAGCAACGGTAATGGGAAAATAGGTTTCCTCAGTAACCGTCAAAGAGCTAACGTAGCACTCACTCGTGCAAAGCACTGTTTGTGGGTGGTTGGAAACCAGAGGACTCTAACCATGAGTGGTTCTGTTTGGACAAAGCTCATAAGGGAGTCAAAGAGACGTGGATGTTTCTATGATGCTGTTGATGACAAGAATCTAAGAGATGCCATGAATGATGCTATGCTCAAGGTTGACATGTCTGACGTGTATTCGAGTTTTCAATCTCTTTCGATGAGGAGAGGGAGAATGAATGCTTGGTAG
- the LOC108823865 gene encoding short-chain dehydrogenase/reductase SDRA → MEGKKIGRRLEGKVAIVTASTQGIGFGIIERFGLEGASVVVSSRKQANVEEAVEKLKSKGIDAYGIVCHVSNAQHRRNLVEKTVQKYGKIDILVCNAAANPSTDPILSTKEAVLDKLWEINVKSSILLLQDMAPHLEKGSSVIFITSIAGFQPQGSMAMYGVTKTALLGLTKALAAEMGPDTRVNAVAPGFVPTHFASFITGNSQVRESIEEKTLLNRLGTTGDMAAATAFLASDDSSYITGETLVVAGGMPSRL, encoded by the exons atggagGGGAAGAAGATAGGGAGGAGATTGGAAGGAAAGGTGGCGATAGTAACGGCTTCGACGCAAGGGATCGGCTTCGGTATCATCGAGCGTTTCGGTCTCGAAGGCGCTTCCGTCGTCGTTTCTTCCCGCAAGCAG GCAAATGTTGAGGAAGCAGTAGAAAAACTCAAATCCAAAGGGATTGATGCTTATGGAATTGTCTGTCACGTTTCCAATGCTCAACATCGCCGTAATCTTGTCGAAAAGACTGTTCAG AAATATGGAAAGATAGATATCCTTGTCTGTAACGCCGCTGCTAATCCATCTACAGACCCAATCTTGTCCACCAAAGAAGCTGTCCTCGACAAGCTTTGGGAAATCAATGTCAAATCATCTATACTTCTCCTTCAG GATATGGCTCCTCACTTAGAGAAGGGCTCTTCTGTTATTTTCATAACTTCTATCGCTGGATTTCAACCACAAGGATCCATGGCTATGTATGGTGTCACTAAGACTGCTCTTCTCGGACTAACCAAG GCTCTTGCTGCTGAGATGGGTCCGGACACACGTGTCAACGCGGTTGCTCCCGGTTTTGTGCCCACACACTTTGCTTCTTTCATCACCGGAAACTCCCAAGTG AGGGAAAGCATCGAAGAGAAGACTCTGCTTAATAGGTTGGGAACAACAGGAGACATGGCTGCTGCTACGGCTTTCTTAGCATCTGATGATTCTTCTTACATCACCGGAGAAACTTTGGTCGTCGCTGGAGGAATGCCCTCAAGACTCTAA
- the LOC108828636 gene encoding uncharacterized membrane protein At1g16860 translates to MASRLQSHQLPSGLYVSGKLEQPKETRPPTMAARAMPYTGGDIKKSGELGRMFDISFADPTSFHGGGTARPPPTRVHSSSASSSNPNSGPVRSGSQSGPVRKSSGPLSQLQPTGLITSGPLNSSGQIGSGSRRSGPLDHHHQTSNLRPSTKPKYGSAVTVLNSDPVRVGFKVPRALIWAVVVVAVTALLIGTFLAVAVKKPLIIVAIAAAIFPAAVVFVWNCVWRRRGLLGFIKNHPNAVLRGAIDGQLIKVTGVVTCGSTPLESSYQKIPRCVYVSTELHEHKGWSWGSRHAERYVSDFYISDFQSGLRALVKAGYGSKVSPFVVPETVANVTSQTKDLSPSFLQWLADRSLSNDSRAMRLKEGYIKEGSTVSVMGMVRRHDNVLMIIPPAESVATGCKWWHCLFPAYVEGLIITCDENQNVDVVPV, encoded by the exons ATGGCGAGTCGATTACAATCCCATCAGCTTCCAAGCGGACTCTACGTTTCAGGCAAACTCGAGCAACCCAAAGAGACACGACCACCGACAATGGCGGCTCGTGCTATGCCTTACACCGGCGGCGATATCAAGAAATCCGGCGAGCTCGGAAGGATGTTCGACATCTCCTTCGCTGATCCCACTTCGTTCCACGGCGGCGGAACAGCCAGACCGCCGCCGACACGTGTCCACTCCTCCTCCGCATCTTCTTCGAACCCCAACAGTGGACCCGTCCGATCCGGATCCCAATCGGGTCCAGTTAGAAAGTCCTCAGGTCCTCTCTCCCAGCTTCAACCAACCGGTTTAATCACCTCCGGGCCGCTAAATTCCTCGGGTCAAATCGGGTCCGGGTCAAGGAGGTCAGGTCCGTTGGATCATCATCACCAAACGAGTAATCTAAGGCCGTCGACCAAACCCAAATACGGATCTGCTGTTACGGTTTTGAACTCTGACccggttcgggtcgggttcaaAGTACCAAGGGCTCTGATTTGGGCGGTTGTTGTAGTTGCAGTGACTGCGTTACTAATTGGAACGTTCTTAGCAGTTGCGGTGAAGAAGCCATTGATTATTGTGGCGATTGCGGCGGCGATTTTTCCGGCCGCCGTAGTTTTTGTGTGGAACTGTGTCTGGAGAAGAAGAGGGTTGTTGGGTTTCATCAAGAACCATCCAAATGCTGTTCTTAGAGGCGCCATTGATGGACAGTTAATCAAGGTTACAGGA GTTGTAACATGTGGAAGTACCCCGCTTGAGTCTTCATACCAAAAGATACCGAGATGTGTTTACGTATCTACAGAGTTGCATGAGCACAAAGGGTGGTCATGGGGATCTAGACATGCCGAg AGATATGTTTCGGATTTTTACATCTCTGACTTTCAATCTGGATTGAGAGCACTTGTTAAAGCTGGATACGGATCAAAAGTTTCTCCGTTTGTCGTACCGGAGACAGTAGCTAATGTAACCTCACAGACTAAGGATTTATCTCCAAGCTTTCTACAATGGTTGGCGGATCGTAGCCTTTCCAACGATAGCCGTGCCATGCGTCTCAAAGAAGG ATACATAAAAGAAGGGAGCACCGTAAGTGTGATGGGAATGGTGAGGCGTCATGACAACGTTCTGATGATCATTCCTCCTGCAGAATCAGTCGCCACTGGCTGCAAATGGTGGCATTGCCTCTTCCCAGCTTATGTGGAAGGCCTTATCATTACATGTGACGAGAATCAGAATGTTGATGTCGTTCCTGTCTGA
- the LOC108823864 gene encoding helicase SEN1-like isoform X3, with product MEREENKSLVNEVFSWSIQKILNKDIFKERIRTIPDKFWSVGEYLNCFVPHLLEETRTELCSSLGTLSKAPVFYIQSLEARRIKETSRRSNHFNISLNVGGKSAMYEPKCGDLIALTEAGRPRSINDLNPLVLAYVFSVEDETHFSVHSSSYISIDERFPFGSGVFLMTLTTNTRIWKALHNEGANLSLIKSVLQANSEDTEHSTSSRTWGNNVTDIIRSTNLNSSQESAILSCLETRSFSEKTSVKLIWGPPGTGKTKTVATLLFALLNLGCKTVVCAPTNTAVVGVASRLLALIKESCSSDHSTYGLGNIVLAGNRVRMGIDSKNNNLLDVFLDHRIGKLSKLSVSLTGWELSLSSVIDFLEKAESNYKTYVLSKFVKKMFYGSSQDELDKKKEKILTFGEFIKKEFHNLSQELVKKMDLMVDTYTHLPKSFISSNDVKNIISARQALHHARAFLKKNSSRHDFEIRRFVFECLQPLRLLPKCFRIPTLLETEDGMRFCLQNACIIFCTASGASQMSAERTGPIEMLVVDEAAQLKECESVAALQLQGLRHVVLIGDELQLPAMVQSEAKFGRSLFERLVLLGHNKHLLDVQYRMHPSISLFPNMEFYDGKISDAAIVKESVYQKRFLQGNMFGSFSFINVGLGKEEFGDGNSPKNMVEVAVISEIISNLFKASSETKTKMSVGVISPYKGQIRAIQERVGDKYNSVSDHLFTLNVRSVDGFQGGEEDVIIISTVRSNGNGKIGFLSNRQRANVALTRAKHCLWVVGNQRTLTMSGSVWTKLIRESKRRGCFYDAVDDKNLRDAMNDAMLKVDMSDVYSSFQSLSMRRGRMNAW from the exons ATGGAGAGGGAAGAGAACAAAAGTCTAGTTAATGAAGTCTTCTCTTGGTCAATCCAGAAGATTCTAAACAAAGACATCTTCAAGGAACGTATAAGGACGATACCAGACAAGTTCTGGTCCGTTGGCGAGTACCTCAACTGCTTTGTTCCTCATCTACTAGAGGAAACACGAACAGAGTTGTGCTCAAGCTTGGGAACTTTGTCGAAAGCGCCTGTCTTCTACATACAATCCTTGGAGGCAAGAAGAATCAAAGAAACTAGTAGAAGATCAAATCATTTCAATATATCACTGAATGTTGGAGGAAAGAGTGCAATGTATGAGCCAAAATGTGGAGACCTCATAGCTCTCACAGAAGCAGGAAGGCCAAGAAGCATTAATGACTTGAACCCACTGGTTCTTGCATATGTGTTCTCTGTTGAAGATGAGACACACTTCTCTGTTCACTCGTCTTCATACATATCCATTGATGAGAGGTTTCCATTTGGCTCTGGTGTTTTTCTCATGACTTTGACAACTAACACTCGTATCTGGAAAGCTTTGCACAACGAAGGTGCTAACTTGAGTCTCATCAAAAGTGTTCTTCAGGCTAATTCAGAg GATACAGAGCACTCTACTTCTTCTAGGACTTGGGGGAATAATGTAACGGATATAATACGTTCAACGaacttaaactcatctcaagaATCTGCAATTTTGAGTTGCTTGGAGACAAGGAGTTTTAGTGAGAAGACGAGTGTGAAACTGATATGGGGACCACCTGGTACAGGCAAGACAAAGACGGTCGCCACTCTTCTCTTTGCCCTTCTCAACTTAGGTTGCAAAACAGTTGTGTGCGCTCCAACAAACACTGCTGTGGTTGGAGTTGCATCGAGGCTCTTGGCATTGATTAAGGAATCTTGTTCATCAGACCATTCTACGTACGGGTTAGGGAATATTGTCTTAGCTGGAAACCGAGTCAGGATGGGGATAGACAGCAAGAACAATAATCTCCTCGATGTGTTTCTCGATCATCGGATCGGTAAGTTGAGTAAACTGTCAGTGTCATTGACTGGATGGGAACTGAGTTTGAGTTCTGTCATAGATTTTCTTGAGAAGGCCGAGTCTAACTACAAGACATATGTCTTGTCAa AGTTTGTGAAGAAGATGTTTTATGGATCTAGCCAAGATGAGTTGgataagaagaaagaaaagattctTACATTTGGAGAGTTTATAAAGAAAGAGTTCCATAACTTAAGCCAAGAATTGGTTAAGAAGATGGATCTTATGGTGGATACGTACACACATCTGCCTAAGTCTTTTATATCATCTAATGATGTGAAGAACATTATCTCAGCCCGTCAAGCTCTTCATCATGCTAGGGCTTTCCTTAAGAAGAATTCATCCAGACATGACTTTGAGATTAGAAGGTTCGTATTTGAATGCCTCCAGCCTCTACGTTTACTTCCAAAGTGTTTTAGGATTCCAACCTTGTTGGAAACCGAGGACGGAATGAGATTTTGCCTGCAAAATGCATGCATAATCTTCTGCACTGCCTCGGGTGCTTCTCAAATGAGTGCTGAAAGGACAGGACCCATAGAAATGCTTGTGGTTGACGAGGCAGCTCAACTTAAAGAATGTGAATCAGTTGCTGCGTTGCAACTTCAGGGCCTGCGCCATGTTGTTCTAATAGGAGATGAGCTTCAGCTACCAGCAATGGTGCAAAGCGAG GCTAAGTTTGGGAGAAGCTTGTTTGAGAGATTGGTATTGCTTGGCCACAACAAACACTTGCTTGATGTTCAGTACCGTATGCATCCTTCTATTAGTCTTTTCCCCAACATGGAGTTTTATGATGGGAAGATCTCTGATGCTGCCATTGTTAAAGAAAGTGTCTATCAAAAGAGGTTTCTTCAAGGGAACATGTTTGGTTCTTTCTCGTTTATCAACGTGGGACTTGGGAAAGAAGAGTTTGGTGATGGGAATAGTCCTAAGAACATGGTTGAAGTCGCTGTGATTTCTGAGATTATATCCAATCTTTTcaaag cGTCAAGTGAGACGAAGACAAAGATGAGCGTTGGGGTTATTTCACCTTATAAAGGTCAGATTAGAGCAATTCAAGAGAGGGTCGGAGATAAGTACAACTCCGTATCAGATCACCTTTTCACTTTGAATGTTCGGTCGGTTGACGGGTTccaaggaggagaagaagatgtgatTATCATATCAACCGTGAGAAGCAACGGTAATGGGAAAATAGGTTTCCTCAGTAACCGTCAAAGAGCTAACGTAGCACTCACTCGTGCAAAGCACTGTTTGTGGGTGGTTGGAAACCAGAGGACTCTAACCATGAGTGGTTCTGTTTGGACAAAGCTCATAAGGGAGTCAAAGAGACGTGGATGTTTCTATGATGCTGTTGATGACAAGAATCTAAGAGATGCCATGAATGATGCTATGCTCAAGGTTGACATGTCTGACGTGTATTCGAGTTTTCAATCTCTTTCGATGAGGAGAGGGAGAATGAATGCTTGGTAG